The DNA segment ATAGTTAATCTTCAAAATAATTACAACTTGAAAATAGGGAAAAAAATAAAGGGTTTTTCATATTAAATGTCGAAAGAGTAATTATCACAAATGGAGGTGTTTACTTTGATTAAAGAAAAAGTAATGGAGTTAGCGAAATTAATTAAAGAATCTGAAGAATTTAAAGCTATTAAATCAGCAGAAGCAAGGCTCAAATTAGATCCCCAAGCACAAGATCTAATAAAAGAATTTCAAATTTTACAGCACAACATTTTAGAAAAACAATATCAAGGACAACAACCTGACGCTGAAGACATTAAAAAAATCCAATTACTTGAAAGTC comes from the Anaerobranca gottschalkii DSM 13577 genome and includes:
- a CDS encoding YlbF family regulator; its protein translation is MIKEKVMELAKLIKESEEFKAIKSAEARLKLDPQAQDLIKEFQILQHNILEKQYQGQQPDAEDIKKIQLLESQIGLNLTLKAVMEAQQNFEKLMTDVNETIAEELSK